The Biomphalaria glabrata chromosome 6, xgBioGlab47.1, whole genome shotgun sequence genomic interval CGGCACGGTTGTCAACTGGTGAAGcatttgtacagtcagtgttacgtgttgcctattgtacagtattggctgtgatttattggacatttAACTGTTACGTTCTTTTGgcgcccagagttgtcaagtttaTAATTTGGTTGAGTCGTGCGGTGCTATTTGCAAAGAGCCTGGATAGAGAGAGCCATTACAATATTAATGCAGTTACATAGTATAGATGTATAGTCATAAGGCCTCAGATAGTATTAATTGTGTTATAATACAGATATATAGTCATAAGGCCTAAGATAGTATTAATTCTTTTATAGTACAGATATTTAGTCATAAGGACTCATATAGTATTAATGTGTTATATAGTATAGATGTATAGTCACCAGGCCTCAAATAGTATAGGCAACCTCGTAAGACAGGGGAGATAATCTAGACGGCTACTAACCATGTATTGAACTTGTCTATCCTAGTGTGCCATGAGTATCGAAGTGGACCCTTTAAACGGCCACATCTACGTCATCGACCCTGGCAGGGCCGGCATCCTGGGGCCCAACACGACACTGCCCCGCCCAGTAGTGTGTCCAGCCAAGCTAGTGGTCTACGACCTGCACGGTAATGGACTTTTGACTTAatagtgtgtgcgtgtgcgcaAATGTGTGTATATAGATATGTGTGTCGTATACGACTCACTTTTTAAGTATTGTAACTTGACTCGCTAAAAAGGTTTATATATGTCTGAGTCTCATCAAAGCTAATGATTCATATGTCCTGCTGGGGGTGTTTGAATAACAGTGGCTTTCTGTAGTACGCTTAAGTTTTGAGAGTccttgttctggccacatgatacaATTTAGCTGTCTTTAAAAAGTCAACAGCCCAACTAGTGTGACATgctttaacaatcttttttttttttcggttctTTTTGAATGATGTTTGATTGGCTATTTGATTgaatattgaatttttttttttcagatgggAAGATGATTCGAAGCCACGTTTTGCCAGAAAATTTGGTTGCCAAGGAGACCAACTATCTGAATGACATCGTGCTGGACAGAGGGGATAGGTCATCGCGAGCGGTCAAGTGGGTCTACATCACGGACGCTGCGGATTCCAAACTGATCGCCTTCGACATGGTCAGAAATGTCACCACCATTTTCCAGCACCCATCCATGAATGCGGACCCCGGGGCCGGCTCAGATATTACCGTCAACGGACGCGTGTACACGCTGAGGATCCCGATCGACGGACTGGCCATCTCTCCGGACTTCAACTTTGTCTACTACTGCGCCCTCGGCAGCAAGGACTTGTACCAGGTCCCCACCAGTGTCCTGAGGGACCCCAGGCTCGACTTCGGCGCCCACGTCAGGTTCGTCGGCGCCAAGGTGTCCCAGACCGGGGGCATGACCTACGCCACCAACAACCTGTACTACGGCGCGCTGGGCGGCAACGCCGTGTACAAGTGGGAGATCTTAAACGACAGGCTGAGACAGTCGGCCAACGAAAGCGCCGTCGTGATGAATACTCAAACCCTGGTGGCCAGGGACGATCTCAAACTTCAGTGGCCAGACTCCTTCACGGTGGACGACAATGGCCACTTATGGTTCACAGCCTGCAAGGCCCAGCTTTTCCTCAGGGGCGGCATGGACTACTCCGGAAACAGTGGGCCCAACTACAGGATCTGGAGGGTGCGCATCAACGAAGGGGGGTACCTGAACCCATCCAATCACGGCGACCCCCTGGTGGGCTGAATAAATCTGATTTCTAAATGTAGAGTTTGGGTTCAGCGTGCAAGTGTTTTCTTAATTTCTTGTCTCGAAGAGTGTTTTGCATATTGTGAACTCTTCTTTattgaaaatgacaaaaaaaaaaaaaagcataattaACGCTTATCCATTTAGGCTAGAAAGTTATAGTGCCATCACTCTGCATTTATTGTATGTGGTATAACCACTTGCTAAATCTATTATCTACGGTCGATGTTGAGCAATAATGTGgcgcttttttaaaattggatatattttatacatttaatatgAAGGACCCTTTTAATGTCATAATTTGAcgacattattttattttatgtctataTGACTTAGACAGACTAATTGAAACAAATGCATACATTTTTATAGACTTGTACTAtagtagaatataaaaaaaaaaaaaaaaaaaaaaacataagttaATATTTGCACATTTTTTTCGGTCACGATAATTAtacatattattaaatattcatacgcatttatctttaaaaatgccaataaaaaaaaaaagaatattattatagAAATGTTACCCAGTAAATGCTGCGACGGAAATATTTCAAAGAGTACACAACTCTTAACAGTTTGGTTTAGGTCAAAACTATGAGCTGAGTTTTTGAAATTTCCTGGGTTGTTTCTACCCAGTCTTGGTTCTTCCAATCTTTAATACTTAGACATAAAGAACGCAAAAGATTGTGTAAATCTTAAAACGTTGTAGGTTTAGCTAGATATACTATGTCTCCGGTATTTATTCTGGGGGGAAAAAATGCACAAACTGGGGTTAGATAAAGGATCGCTTATTGAATGTCCCTTTGGTCAATACACATCGCAATACTTTAGATAGTGTTATTCAGTAGTTTCAAACTGACTAGCTGACCACTACCGCCCGGCTTTGTTATCGCACAATGGTTTGTTGTTATTTGATCTTGTTGCTTTtattaaacatgtttttaaagttgcagtgttttgtttactttattgTATGTGTCAGCAGTACACAAAAGTAGAACATGACAAATACAAAGTGATCAAACTCTGACATTAATACTGTGACATACCGAACCATCCACTGGTCAAACGTCATAGCTATTTATTCTTccgtattattt includes:
- the LOC106073874 gene encoding major royal jelly protein 2-like translates to MSPRLAFQMWLIFVYVLALALTDQHSGRINFQNNNNVMYEWVYLDYDWPSEQMKARYIAERRYIIAHNFLSAVKTYKSQVYVTVPRLGYTTGVPSTLNVLVNRGDSTVLRPFPNWAAQELGNCNALQCAMSIEVDPLNGHIYVIDPGRAGILGPNTTLPRPVVCPAKLVVYDLHDGKMIRSHVLPENLVAKETNYLNDIVLDRGDRSSRAVKWVYITDAADSKLIAFDMVRNVTTIFQHPSMNADPGAGSDITVNGRVYTLRIPIDGLAISPDFNFVYYCALGSKDLYQVPTSVLRDPRLDFGAHVRFVGAKVSQTGGMTYATNNLYYGALGGNAVYKWEILNDRLRQSANESAVVMNTQTLVARDDLKLQWPDSFTVDDNGHLWFTACKAQLFLRGGMDYSGNSGPNYRIWRVRINEGGYLNPSNHGDPLVG